The sequence below is a genomic window from Dioscorea cayenensis subsp. rotundata cultivar TDr96_F1 chromosome 6, TDr96_F1_v2_PseudoChromosome.rev07_lg8_w22 25.fasta, whole genome shotgun sequence.
GATTCATAACAAACGAAAGAAATTTCAGTACCTTTCTTCTCAAGATGAATCTTGAGTTTCGGACAATCCTTCTTCATGTGCCCTTTCTTCTTACAAAAGAAGCACTTGGACACCTTCTCGATCTGAACATGTAATTTGTCTTTATCTTTTTTCAGGTTGGTTTGTCCTCTCTTCATATCTCGAGTAGCCATATGTCCACTTTCACTATTTTTCTAATAGCAACCTTTCCTCCTCTTGAACACACATGGTCAAAAGCTCATTAATAGatctgtttatataaaaattttggcatgtcctaatccaaatcaaattaaaattttaaaatcacatgtgacccaatcataatcaaattaggacaacatgtggataagatagataaattttataatatatggatatattcaagatcacctAAGAATACATATTCTGAGgcgatttaaatattaaaatccaaagatcagcctagagcacagatctcaaagcgatcaaatatatatatatatatatgttcaaatCCCTGGATCAGCccagagcaccgatctcgaggcgatctaaaatactaGATttaccgagagcacagatctcgaggcaatttaaaaaaatattcaaatatccggaTCAGCCAAgaacaccgatctcgaggcgatccaaaatatgcaaatatcaagatctgccgagagcaccgatctcgaggcgatctaaatattcaaatctccggataagctaagagcaccgatctcgaggcgatccgaAATATGCAAAGATCAAGAtctgccgagagcaccgatctcgaggcgatctaaatattcaaatcttctgataagccaagagcaccgatctcgaggcgatccaaaatactcaaatatcaagatctgcccagagcacagatctcgaggcgatctaaatattcaaatctttaGATAaaccaagagcaccgatctcgaggctatccaaaatactcaaatatcaagatctacccagagcacagatctcgaggcattTCAAATTTCAAGGCCAGCCTATAGCACCGATCTTGACGCGACCACAATACCAAGATCAGTCATGTATACAAATCACGgggcaaaatatatatagatatataatataaaatttaaattaacataaaaaaaaaatctctaataagataaaataatcgaataaatcaaatcgtataaaataataataataaaataatgtatatatatatatatatataataagataagttaaaataaaataaattaagcaatatatatataattaaagtaaaataaaatacgataaaatatgtatatatatatatataaaaaaaatcaaatcaaattagagaatatagaataaataaaataaataaaatccaataaacaaaatccaatatatataatatgaaattcaaaatcaaatcagataaagataaaaaaaatcaataatatatagaaataaataataataataataataatatatataaaaaaatcaaataaaagaatataataatatacgTATATAAACCAAACCAGATAAATAAAGTAAGTAAATAAACGTAtgtataaatgataataattatattaaagataatataatacatatataataaactaaaataaaataatatatatatatataaatatatataaaaggaaagagtaatgctatatagaacgaAAACATAACAcgaaaccagccacacgaatgatgtggctggtgacgtgtttttttttattttaaataaaaaaaaaataaaaagagaagagaggtcacgggttctctcttctctctgcttctctctctctctctctctctctctctctctctctgcttTTGTATGCTCCTGCCGATATTGGTCTCCCCAGCCTCCCGGCTGCCTGTCCTCTCCCCGCCTCCCAGCCCGGTCCGTCTCTCCCACTCCCGGCCGCCATCCGCTCTCCCGCCTCCCGGTGGCACCCCGTCTCCCCACTCCCGCCCTGCCTCTGCCTCCCGTGCCCGTGCCCGTCTGCCTCCCGCCTCCCCGGCCGTCGTCTCCCCACTCCCGACCGCCTGCTCTCCCTGCTTCCCGGCCCCGTGCCACCGCCTCCTCCCTCCCCCATCCCGGCCGCCATTTTCGCCACTCCCGGCCCCCCATCCCGGCCACCATTTCCTGCCCGTCCCGTGCGGCTTCCTCCCCAGCTCCTGACCGTAATTACCTTGACCATATTTTCCTACTttaatttcatgatttgttCAAATCCCGCCATAGaattgagattaaaaaaaatttttaaaaaaataatccttaCTTAATTCTATTAGCCTTGggataaaattaaattgaatttatttttattttcaaaattaatagtttACACATTTAATTAacacatttaattaattatggattatttttgtttgtgttacttATAACAGATTCTTGTGGCTAAATAATCTACTCCATTGCACAATAGTTatgaatggattttttttgtttgttggcaatgtatatgaattatttttggagttatttaagcatcatcttgatttttttggtatgatttttttgaattagaaaCCATTGCTTTACTTCATGCTTTCTAAATATTTGTCCCACCATTTGTTTTTAGACATATACCtaaagcaagaacatggaagaagtgGTACTTGGGTGTgagcaagaaaaagataatgtagaagttggatgttcaagttatgaaatacatgccaaagaaaaaccGGTAGAAAAggttttagttgaaaatattgtgCCGGGGGCCGGTATGATCCttgattctgaagaagaagtttataattTGTATGTTCAATATGCGCGGCGTGAAGGGTTTGGCATCAACAAAAAAAGCACGAGATTagatgatgatggaaaattgaaatattacacgCTAGCATGTGCAAGAGGTGGCAAAAGAATATCTACTTCTAAAAACTCCTTCAACCCAAGACTATCCGCTAAAGTAAATTGTTCGGCAaagattaatgtcattgttggCAATGATGGACGGTTTACCATTTctagtgttaatttggagcacAATCATGCACTTAGCCCACACAAAGCTCGTTTCCAAAagtccaataaaaaaattgatgcatatgTCAAAAGAAGGCTTGAATTAAACGACCAAGCAGGAATAAGCCTgagcaaaaattttcattccctagcagttgaaagtgggggttatgaaaatttaacatacaATGAAAAAGATTGTAGGAATTATATTGCAAAAGCAAGGCAATTTAGGCTTGGCGTTGGAGATGCCAGTGAcacttgaaaatatttttttctcgcatgcaacaaaagaaatacaaaaatttttttccatttgattgacatggatgaagAAGGTCGTCTCGAAAAAAATGTATTCGGGCGGATGCGAGGTCTATAGCGgcttatgaagcttttggtgatgtaatTTCCTTTGATACAACATACTTGACGAATAAGTATGACATGCCATTTGCTCCATTTGTCGGTGTAAATCATAATGGGCAGACGGTATTGTTTGGGTGTGGCATACTGTCCAGAGAGGATACAGAAACATATGTTTGGCTCTTCAAAACTTGGCTAGAGTGTATGTCAAGCAAGGCTCCTAAAGCAATTATTACAGATCAGTGTATGGCTATTCAAGGTGCAGTTCGATTAGTTTTTCCAAATTCACATCATCGCCTTTGCCTTTGgcatatcatgaagaaggttcccGAGAAGCTTGGATgtttaaatgaatacaaagcaatcaagaagattttgaaacatATCACGTATGAAGCAGTTGATTCTAAAGAGTTTGAAGACACATACTTGAAGATGATGGCGGActataaaattgagaaaaatgaaTGGTTGAATTCTCTATTCAAAATTCGTGATCGTTGGGCTCCTGTATATGTGAAAGGCATATTTTGGGCGGGAATGTCTACCattcaaagaagtgaaagcgtaaatgcattttttgatggttatgttggtcCGACGACCTCATTGAAGCAATTTgttgagcaatatgataatgccttcaaaagtaagattgagaaggagaacaaagctgattttgcttcatttaactcGTGCTTTCCATTAATCACCGATTgctattttgagaagcaactacaagaagcatacacaaatgaaatttttaaattgtttcaagatgagttgCGCGGCATGATATATTGCAATCTGAATTTAATTGGTTCAAATGGGGCGGTCTGCTCATTTCAGGTGTCCGACATTCTCAAGGGGAAGGAAGGTGCATTTAGAAAGCAAGTGGTATACAATGTCTACACTAACGAGGAAGAATTTGATATTAAATGCTCGTGTCAGTTGTTTGAGTTTAAGGGGATTATTGTAGGCATATTTTCAAGGTGCTTATTGAACAGAATGTGAAAGACATTCCTTCTAGGTATATTTTACCACGATGGAGGAAAGACATCAAACGCATGCATACGTATGTACAAAACTGTTACGATGACCCACAAACAAGTGAGGAGAAGCTGCGGTTCACTAAGTTgtgctctcatttttctaaagtCCCAGAACTTGGAGCGGAGTCAAATGACAAGTTCAACTTGTTGATGAAATATGTGGATGATGCAATTGAGAAGTTGATGGACAACACAACTTGTAAGAAAAATTTTACACCTACGTTGTCGAAGGCGACTATTGTGCCACACCAACAATTTCTCACTCCTTTGAAGGTGCGGAGTAAGGGTCGTCCACCAtcaaagaggaagaagtcaaaagttgaagaaataataattagaaacaagaaaaaggtatttttaaCTAGTATCATAATCATTActtgtttagtttttgttttcgattaactttttttttagtgtatGACACCCATGTTATTATTGGCAGAAGGCACAAACAAAGGAAGATGCATCAGCTAAAAAATTTGTGCAAGATGATCATTGCACACAAGAGAGCGTGGTAATTCTCTTGTAACTGTCATTAATGTCCAAATTAGgaatttcaatcatttaatttcaaatgatgatttaattaaactaaaatctTTTTTCataggtgaattcaaattctatatctATCAATCTGGACAAGCATCATAGTTCTTCTATAGGTTTTACAAGCCAGTGCAATGATTTATGAGgtaagttgttattttttttctcaatacttaatGATTACGATTATTGGTGTTGTGAATTTCTCatgtattatccattttaatttttcagggaATCGTATGGTGATGCAAGTTTCTTATATAACTCtaggtttaatttttgtgttcacatttgtgttcatgttcgtggagggaaacaaaaaaaattgtgttcatgttcatgttctaaatttgtgttgcttatgtttgttattaagatttaatttttgatttcgTATTTCTGTTCATGTTCGTGgaggaaaaacaaacaaatttatgtttatgttcATCTTCTAAGTTTGTGTTGATTATGTTTTGATGGGgagatatttttttgtgtttgatttttgtAGTAAGGGAAAGTGttcatgttgtttgatttttgtaatgttattatttttttaccccTACTGTATCACTGAAAAATTTGAATGTGTGTGTATTGCTTATTATTGCTCAACAGAATACAATTTTGTAATGTTGTTTGAttcttgtgtttgattttgtagtaaGGGAAGGTGTCCATGTTTAAATTTGCAAAACAGAATACGAAAATTTGAATGTGTGTGCGTTGCTTATTATTCTCTAAGGCATAACAGAATATGAAAATTTGCAAAACTTGCTCAACATTGTGAATGATGACCAAAGCAAAATGACACGTTTACTgctaaatcaaaagaatatatatatatatcatggtaGTGAATTCATTCTATTGACAAGCACAAATGTTATTCACTGATGATACTGACCATTGGCTTGTAAATACATTGCAATGTGGAAATTGCTCACAGTTTGATAACTCTTTATCACTTTGTGATTGTTTATAATCTCAaggattaatttaattaatgactcgAATGTAATCGAACAATGCGCAACGAATCAAAAGAAGTTTGTAGCCTCCATTctctttgtttattgtttaaagGTCTACCTTTGCCTGCTTGATGTCTGTTCTTCTTCACATCTGCAATTCCCCAAGTGCAATTGCACAAGTCTAGATCAAATGAGATGAGCCTGAAGATACCATCAGATTCTTGATCACCGTCAGTAGTGTACTTCACATACATGGGACGGTCTTTGAAGCGGTCGAGATCTTCAGGAATTCGAACAACTCTTTCGACTCCAGGAGATGACACCTAGATTGATGACAAGCATGATATGTTACTATGAAATGTTTGCAAGGACAATGCATTGTTTAGTTTTTTAAGCATTTAGATAGTAATCAATTgttcaatgaaaaaaacaaagtagaACTGGTACAATTATATATCTGGTTTAACATACATAACATCCATAAATTGCAAGATATAAGATCACAATAATtcataaaaagttaaaagaCTACCTCCAATGATATGTTTACTCGGGTACAGCTCCAAAGAAGCTCGACTTCATCCAAAGCGTGCTTTGATATTCGGAAGAAAAATGCTCGAATATCGGCCCATGCTAGGAGAACTGGACACGTGAATTATGTTTGGTTAGATACAAAAACCCCGGACAATTCTTTTGAAAAGATCTCAGAACAGCAGGATTCATgtaaaaaacagaaaagaaatcTACTGCATCAGTAGCATGTGCAGTCTCATTCTAAAAGAATTGGAGCTTCAAATGACATCGAGACCTCTTCTGCAATAGACAATGCCTTTTTGTCCCACCATGTACCAGCAAGAGAAACACCACCTCCACCAACTCCATCTCCAACCTTCAGAAGATCCAAGTTGAATTAAAAGCTTgaattctaaataaattaaacctGTAATTTTGTGCACACATGTTGTCTTTACAaattataaggaaaaaaaagagtaatAACACTAGTGAGGAATAACTGAGCAAGCAAAAACTTACATTTACATTGTCATCATCAGCTTTAAAGTCATGGGCACTCATGGGCACTCATAAAATGCACTTATTGAACATGGGaactcataaaaaaagaatttaaggaATGCAGATGCAAATTAAAGCAGATCATGGGCACTCATAAAATGCACTTATTGAACATGAAAAGTTAGAAATTGAAACAGAGACAAACTCATTTGTTGGGCCTTATCATCAGAAAATCTAATGCACCAGAAATGTATGAGGAATGAGCATAAccattgagaagaaataatcaTCGATGAATTAAGGACATGACTGCAAGACCTGCAGCAAGGAAGATTAAACCAAAAATGATATGGGAAGTCACAACTGAATTTAAGGGGCTAGAATTtgtaataataagaaaaatagaagcGTAATTCAATAAATTCACTTCAAATTTGATCCCGACTTCTCGAGAAAGAATGATtccaaacaagaaaaatcaatgaacgaaaacaaagtgtaaagcAACATTCATTCGATGAAACGGTGACAAAACCGGCACACGAGATATTGCGTTTTTCTTGAATAGTTCAAGTAAAATTCACAATTCAGTAAGCTTTGATTTGGTAAACAGCAGgatcattaatatatacatgaaagaGAACAATTACAGCAGCCAAGGACTAATAACATTAGTTgagcataaaataaaatagaagcaGACTACAGCAAGGTATAAATcctaaattatgaaaagaacaaGATACCTGGTGAGCAAAGAAGACTTTGCTGATCCATAGAAATAAACAATATACCTAGACGCATATGTGCAGAATCCTCCACATTGAAAATTGTTCTCCTCAATACGTCAATACATCATCCCGAGAGAACTATTACTAAAAAGAAATCACATAAGAAAAAATTGTTGCAAGAAAAATAGTTAGAGTTTCTAAAAAGAACTATGCTCTATAATATATCAAAGGCTCGATCTGCCCGCTATTCTTTTCGCATGGATAAACATGTATCAAGGGTCGCAACTAAAGTTTGCCATGCCACCCAATCTATATACTCTTTTTATAGGGCAAATCATCATGGCCACAAGAACATCATTACTAAAgagtaagagtaatgctatatagaacgaAAAACATCACACGAAACCAGACCCACATCGACGAGAAAGAAATAGACCATGCAACAAAAATGATTCATGCTTGAATGTTATAATATATCAAGCAATAGAATCAAAACAGAGGCTCAGATTCAACATACATGATTTTCTCCCATCATTCCCCCTCTCTCTACAACAATAACAGTAGCGGTTGCCTACTAGGCCATCCAAGCTACTATGCCATCATTGTAGAGAAACAAGGGCAGGAGAGAAATTTAGGGCATCATCATTGCCTCTATACCTGATTTCAAGGCGAGCCGGGCCTTCTATCCCAAGAATTCAGATAACCAGCCACATGAGAGAGGGGAAGCGATCTCGTTCCCTAGCTTCTCATGCACCACCGGACTGGCCGCCGCTCTCTATTTCTTGTGTACCACTGACCTGTGCCCTATattctcttcaaagccaaacaAGAAAGAGGTGGCGGCCGGGAGCGGGGGAGGGACGCGAAGGCCGCAAGTGGCAGCCGAGAGCGGGGGAGGGAAGCGGCGGCCAGGACAAGGGCCGGGAGCGGGGGGACAGACGGGGGCCGAGAGCGGGGAGACGGATAGGGGCCGGGAGCACACACtcaaacgagagagagagagagaaagccaaacgagagagagaagagagatcacGGGGAGGAAGCGAAGGCCAGGAGCGGCTCCCGGTCTCGGGGGAGGGAAGAGGCAACCGGTCGCGATGGAAGGAAGAGGCGGACGGTCGCGGTGGAGGAAAGAGGCAGCCGATCGCGATGGAGGGAAGCGGCGACCGAGACCTCCACGAAAGAGAGAACTAAATTAGGGCTGTGATTTAGCCCTATAGAAGAGAGAACCCGTgacctctcttctctttttttttttttatttaaaataaaaaaaacacgtcaccagccacatcattcatgTGGCTGGTTTCGTGTTATGTTTtcgttctatatagcattactctaaaAGGAAGACGTGGGCACCCCATTATCTGGATAACGTCGCCACGTCGCTGCGTCCGTCGCCACGTCTCCACGTCGCTGCGTCTCCCCACGCACCCGTGAACGTCTTTAAAAGGAAAGGATTGAAGAAGGAGAGGAGAGGCTGTTTTTCGCCAGGCGGGGAGAAACTCATATGAAAGGGGAGAAACTCGtatgaaaaaggagaaaaagaagaaaaggtcCGAAGATGGCAAGAAGGAGGATAGAGCAAAAGGAAGATGCTGAGGGTTCTCTCGGCAAAACATATACTTGTATTATAAATGAGACGAAGAAGACTGACGGGGAGAGAAGaagactcttttttttttctctcggcGAAGCATAtgctcatataaaaaaaaaagaaaagaaagaagagaagaagacgaTCCGGAGGAAGAAGAGAGCCAGAGGAGGACCTCCGGAGGAAGCCAACCACAACctaaataaaagaagataaaaaaaaagaaactggCCGGAGGAGCgaacaaaaggaaaaattttccatagaggaagaagaagaagataatcgCCACTGTTGTTGCCATTGTTACCCGCCAACTGGTGCCACTCTTGATCATTTGAAGGCTGTGAAGGCATACAACCCTGAGAAACTAGAAGATGCTGTGAGAATGGTGGAatcaaagcataaaaaaagCAGTGAAGATAGAAGAACCTCTGCCGTCATCACCGACGTGGTCGCCGTTGTTATCCTTTCCCACCTCTTGCGGCCTCTCTTAATGATGAACTCATGAAGACAGAGAAGGAGAAATGAAGGAACCAgccaaaaaaattagaagatattaaaaaaaaaaaagattaagaaAATGTTTCATTGGTTCCACTCTTCTctattgtaaataaaaaaagtgtcaTCGAAAGAAGGTTGCTGCCGCCGTCGCTTGTCGCCATGACCTTCTGTTGCTGCTGGTGCTGTTACCGCCAACTAATGCCGTTGTCGCTGTTATTACCTGCTATCGCTGCTACCACGGCGAAGCGTAGTCGCAGCCCAAAACCAAAAGTCGACCCGCTGCAGATTCTTCATCGGAAATCCTGGAAATTGATGTCCAGTTCGTCGACCTCAAACTCATTGGCAGCAGCACCATGTAGTCACCAACTTCACTGCCCCAAGTCATGATCATCATGGAACACCCTGGACAGATCGGCAATTGCTATGCCCCAGTTCTTGATTGCCATGGCGTTTGAGAAGGCAGTTGCTTCAGGGGCTTTGTTTGAGGATAAGCCTTAGTCGACAAATGATTCATGGAGGAAACTTCACTCTGACCATCCTTATCATCAGACGGCGTGAGCAAGAGGCATTcatcatgataaaaaaaatcccatCCATGTGGCAATGATTTGGAAATCGTGAAGAATCTGAGAATCGGTGAAAGTGGTCACTCTGTGATGTGGTAGTGAAgcattttttgaataaatgatTCATTTTGCAAAATATCAGTGAGAAGAGTCTACTTTGAAAGGAAGATGTTATTTGACCAATCTAAGATAAAAGCTTTTCATTCACTGGTAGttcttattaaaatatataaaaaaaggatgTTGATTGATTAAGGTGAGATTGAACAtcagctaaaaaaaaaatgaggatttTGCCCTTTGCATAATTCTTAAGATTTATCTTGTATCAGTTCAGaacatttgttatatatatatatatatatatataagagcacAAGTTGCAAGGCATGAGTAAGATTTCATTAATGGGATAACATGAGTGGTGTAATCGTGGGCTTAAGAGTTTTCTATGTActttatacacacacatatatatctcGCATAGGATGGTTGCAATAGCTATTTTATCTCTCAATGGGGATGACTAAATCAAGACTTTGGGTGATGACGACAAGGAATCCAAAATGTTAGACTTTGGAAAGTGTTATACATGCACTGACCAGATATCTCGAGTCATATGGTGGATCCATAATTAACGCTCCCGTGAAGAACATCAGAGACCTTACTTCCCTGACTTGTTGAAATGACAACCTCATATATAAGACTGTGGAATCGGTTCCAGGATTTACTGCTTTAGTTCCACTCAGTGCTTGATATGGTGCATCCCAAACCGTTGAAGAATCTGAGGTCACTATCATTTgagtcatgcatgcatgcaaattcAAGTAGAGCCTTGAGtcaaaaagatatttaaatataatgaagtgtataaataaacaaacaaaaagaatgaGAACCAGGCTATAGTCCGTATGCATGCTCATGATGTGCAAAGCAAAAGGGTATGGGCCCTTCTTCGATGCATAATGACATATCAAAAGTGATCAAATGCATGCATCCTCATTCCTCACCCGTATAACTcatattaaaaaagaataataaataaaaaagcatggcccaccatgaaagagacacctacaaagaaaatgagaagcatacatatatatatatatatatatatactcaggGAGCTATCATTCATCAAatagaagaatttttttaaaagggcGGTCCCACCATGCACATGGGATGAGTATGATAccatggatttatatatatatatatctattaaaaCACCCAAAGCaagaaaagtaaatatatatatatatatattcattcaaaagcaataataaaaaaagaaacgtTCATCTCGAGGCATGACGGCATTGAGACATACAAGACAACAATGAGACATATGATGTGGCGACGAGGCGCATGCAGCGGTTATGTTCAAATTTATATGATGATCAGCGCTAAAAACATGTATATggatatataaaaatcaaaactaaagcGGTCAAGTCAagactaaaaatatgaaaagagtcaagactttaaaatccatatgaatcaacaattggactcagcagtctcaagaccttaaaagtcgaagacccaaagagttctacaagtcaatatttgaaaacatatataaaccGACAATTAGGTtcagcagtctcaagacatcaaaagtcgaagacccaaagagtttcacaagtcaatatttgaagaCATATATAAACTGACAATTGGGCtcagcagtctcaagacatcaaaagtcgaagactcaaagagtttcacaagtcaatatttgaaaatctatatACATCGACAATTGGATTCAGCGGTTTCGAGATATCAAAAGTCAaggacccaaagagtttcacaagtcaatatttaaaatccatataaatcgacaattgaactcagcagtgttaagacatcataagtcaaagaccaaaagagtttcacaagtcaagacttgaagaaagtttcacaaacataaaagccgaagcttatggaaagtcaaaatcaagtttatgatttaTCAACATAGAGGATCCGgaatttgaaatacaaatcaaatccaaaatgcaaaaaaatgtccaagacacaagttcggGCACAAGTTCATAactcaagatgatttcaaat
It includes:
- the LOC120263180 gene encoding uncharacterized protein LOC120263180 translates to MSAHDFKADDDNVNFNLDLLKVGDGVGGGGVSLAGTWWDKKALSIAEEVSIRFLFFLLAWADIRAFFFRISKHALDEVELLWSCTRVNISLEVSSPGVERVVRIPEDLDRFKDRPMYVKYTTDGDQESDGIFRLISFDLDLCNCTWGIADVKKNRHQAGKGRPLNNKQREWRLQTSFDSLRIVRLHSSH